The following are encoded together in the Iodobacter fluviatilis genome:
- a CDS encoding acyloxyacyl hydrolase: MLTLFLRISPLLIALASSAAEGLEWQVELGQGIQPSHVEQHHLFRVALHKPLPWSWYESNTGKLSSGFSIGGGLWRGDDRNTGEVFITPELRYEWTPLETGTQWFVEAGVGGHLFSRTDYAKRGPFSTAFQFGERLGAGVRFGEQSAQDLTLMYQHHSNADIKTPNYGADFVVLRYGFKM, from the coding sequence ATGCTTACACTTTTTCTACGAATTTCCCCCTTGCTGATTGCGCTAGCTTCATCAGCAGCGGAGGGTTTGGAGTGGCAAGTGGAGCTTGGGCAGGGCATACAGCCAAGCCATGTTGAGCAGCACCATTTGTTTAGAGTGGCTTTACACAAGCCGCTACCTTGGTCTTGGTATGAAAGTAATACCGGCAAATTAAGCTCTGGTTTTTCGATTGGGGGCGGATTGTGGCGCGGCGATGATCGCAATACAGGTGAAGTATTTATTACACCAGAGCTAAGATATGAATGGACGCCACTGGAGACCGGCACGCAGTGGTTTGTGGAGGCGGGGGTGGGCGGGCATTTGTTTTCCCGCACGGATTATGCCAAACGTGGCCCTTTTAGTACGGCATTTCAATTTGGTGAGCGGTTGGGCGCAGGCGTACGTTTTGGTGAGCAGTCCGCTCAAGATTTAACGCTGATGTATCAGCATCATTCAAATGCCGATATCAAAACGCCCAATTATGGCGCTGATTTTGTGGTGCTGCGCTACGGCTTTAAAATGTAG
- the argA gene encoding amino-acid N-acetyltransferase encodes MQADEFVQSFRLAAPYIHAFRDRTFVIALGGEVVRDGKFATITHDINLLTSLGVRLVVVHGARPQIETRINERGLETRYHHGLRVTDAQTLECVIQAVGQVRVEIESWLSMGLANSPMANADIRVSAGNFITAQPMGIRDGLDLMYTGEVRKVDTTAIRYRLDDGELVLLSTLGYSPTGEVFNVPLEDVATSAAIALRADKLIFLLGQQGVEDLVGELLTELTALQAEQFLNTHPHPNEDIRLYLPCAIKAVRNGVARAHLVSHHVDGALLKELFTHDGIGTMVSRDSLETMREATIDDVGGVLALIEPLEDDGVLVKRGRELLEREIHRYSVLEHDSKIVGCVAMYPFAKSHMAEMACLVIHPDYRDANRGEQLLKHIEQHARSLGVRELFVLTTRTAHWFVERGFALATVDALPIERKQLYNYQRRSKVFIKQLRN; translated from the coding sequence ATGCAAGCCGATGAGTTCGTCCAGTCTTTTCGTCTGGCCGCCCCGTATATTCATGCCTTTCGTGATCGCACTTTTGTCATCGCCTTAGGCGGTGAAGTGGTCCGAGATGGCAAATTTGCCACCATCACCCACGATATCAACCTGCTCACCAGCCTTGGGGTGCGCCTAGTTGTTGTGCATGGTGCTCGTCCACAAATTGAAACGCGAATTAATGAGCGGGGCCTAGAAACCCGCTATCACCATGGTTTACGCGTTACCGATGCTCAAACTTTAGAATGTGTCATTCAGGCGGTGGGGCAAGTTCGAGTAGAAATTGAATCGTGGCTGTCTATGGGTTTGGCTAATTCGCCCATGGCAAATGCCGATATTCGCGTCTCAGCGGGCAACTTTATTACGGCGCAGCCGATGGGCATTCGTGATGGCCTAGATTTAATGTACACCGGCGAAGTACGTAAAGTAGACACTACCGCCATCCGCTATCGTCTTGATGACGGCGAGCTCGTATTGCTTTCTACCTTGGGCTACTCGCCCACGGGCGAAGTATTTAATGTGCCACTCGAAGACGTGGCCACCAGCGCTGCCATTGCCCTGCGTGCCGACAAGCTGATCTTTTTACTTGGCCAGCAAGGGGTAGAAGACTTAGTGGGCGAGCTACTGACCGAGCTTACTGCCTTGCAAGCTGAGCAGTTTTTAAACACTCACCCTCATCCAAACGAAGATATCCGGCTGTATCTGCCTTGCGCCATCAAAGCGGTGCGCAATGGCGTAGCACGGGCGCATTTGGTTAGTCATCATGTGGATGGTGCTTTGCTTAAAGAGCTATTTACCCACGATGGAATTGGCACCATGGTATCGCGTGATTCACTCGAAACCATGCGTGAAGCCACCATTGATGATGTCGGCGGGGTATTGGCCTTGATTGAGCCGCTAGAGGACGATGGGGTTTTAGTGAAACGTGGGCGAGAATTACTCGAGCGTGAAATCCATCGTTACTCGGTACTCGAGCACGATAGTAAGATTGTGGGCTGCGTGGCGATGTACCCCTTCGCTAAAAGCCACATGGCAGAAATGGCCTGTTTGGTGATCCATCCCGATTACCGCGATGCCAATCGAGGCGAGCAATTACTCAAGCATATTGAGCAACACGCCCGCAGCCTAGGAGTACGCGAGCTATTTGTGCTGACCACCCGTACCGCGCATTGGTTTGTTGAAAGAGGCTTTGCCTTAGCCACCGTCGATGCTTTACCGATTGAAAGAAAACAGCTCTACAATTATCAAAGACGTTCAAAAGTATTTATTAAGCAACTACGAAACTAA
- a CDS encoding bifunctional diguanylate cyclase/phosphodiesterase, producing the protein MASLPFFNSLRARLIVATLVVQGTILAILLLNTSKIWSEMATHVTEVRVQELSRLLNAAFATPLSSGNLAQAADLLEGIRTPEGIDYLILLDNKKQIIAARGWDIAQKLPPVDKLSLDHDLPTLIHASTPIEFAGEPFGELRFGVSTGIMRGGINQLMLQSAMTIVAGVLLCALIMGVLGFWLTRHIHRLIKAAENAALGRYEVPLPSHGLTEISLLTIRFNEMAAAIKERVDTLVMNEEKFHTIANYTHSTELWLSPDEGKLVWINDSVTRLSGYSVNECMLLGDFPLSLTMPEERERVTETLQQALLHRTVIQDFEFRAVRRDGQPFWASVSWQPIYDSNNSYLGLRASIRDNSELKEDRLSLRKAVIELRQIQSLGQSYLSRAESERARLSALLTAMRFGVLFVDNDNRVVFHNPAFCDLWGLGPSNQLPGKPIGQILQIAENRPALGDIIATYLEDLVLSDDKVDFGELTMNDGRVITQHGFKVLDSQGAANGRMWIYEDVTQQREISEHMIKLAERDSLTGLYNRHRFQQELDRMVSEADRKQSAMALVFFDLDEFKHVNDTFGHGVGDELLKSIAKTIGLQVRRHEVLSRLGGDEFAILVPDCNEFEVSKLAERIVSSIAQIPFTVEGHVLRPSSSVGVALFPNHASNSLELVAHADSAMYQAKSAGKSTWRMYRQDADPSRSAINRLSWKDRITEALENEGLELHYQGIYYPKTRKLAHLEALVRMKDRQKLGELIMPGMFITHAEKTGKIIDIDRWVIRTTIELLGQKANIPSIAINISGRSFDEPEMPDYISQQLKLHKVNPARLLVELTETAAVSDIRDAERFIDALRATGCTVCLDDFGTGFASFAYLKQLKADVLKIDGFFIKDIISDHDSQVFVKGMVSMAHEMGKTTIAEFVENEAIFNMLIELGIDQVQGYYLDKPMKDHPGLNII; encoded by the coding sequence ATGGCATCGCTCCCGTTTTTTAATTCGCTACGAGCACGTTTAATTGTTGCCACCTTAGTCGTGCAAGGTACGATTTTAGCCATCCTATTGCTCAATACATCGAAAATATGGTCAGAAATGGCGACCCATGTCACGGAAGTGCGCGTACAAGAATTATCGCGCCTATTAAATGCGGCCTTTGCTACGCCTTTATCCAGTGGCAACTTGGCACAAGCAGCAGATTTACTAGAAGGAATTCGCACCCCCGAAGGGATTGATTACTTAATTTTGCTCGATAATAAAAAACAAATCATTGCCGCTCGGGGCTGGGATATTGCACAAAAACTCCCTCCAGTAGATAAATTATCGCTCGATCATGATTTGCCAACTTTAATTCACGCCTCCACCCCGATTGAATTTGCGGGCGAGCCTTTTGGCGAGCTACGCTTTGGTGTTTCCACAGGAATCATGCGGGGCGGCATTAATCAACTCATGCTGCAAAGCGCAATGACTATTGTCGCTGGGGTTTTACTTTGTGCCCTCATCATGGGTGTACTGGGCTTTTGGCTTACTCGGCATATTCACCGGCTCATCAAAGCCGCTGAAAACGCTGCGCTAGGGCGCTACGAAGTCCCCCTACCTAGCCATGGCCTGACCGAAATATCCCTACTCACCATCCGCTTTAATGAAATGGCGGCTGCAATCAAAGAACGCGTAGATACCCTTGTTATGAATGAAGAAAAATTTCATACCATTGCTAACTACACACACAGCACGGAGCTATGGCTATCCCCCGATGAAGGCAAGCTGGTGTGGATTAATGACTCCGTCACACGCCTCTCGGGCTATTCTGTCAATGAATGTATGCTCTTAGGGGATTTTCCACTCTCGCTCACCATGCCTGAGGAGCGAGAGCGTGTCACCGAAACCCTGCAACAAGCGTTACTGCATCGCACCGTGATTCAAGATTTTGAGTTTCGTGCGGTACGCCGTGATGGACAACCCTTTTGGGCCTCGGTTTCTTGGCAGCCTATCTACGATTCAAACAATAGCTATTTAGGGCTCAGAGCCAGTATTCGCGATAATAGCGAGCTAAAAGAAGACCGCTTATCCTTACGCAAAGCTGTGATTGAACTGCGGCAAATTCAATCGCTAGGGCAAAGCTATTTGTCCCGCGCCGAATCCGAACGGGCCCGCTTAAGCGCACTACTCACGGCCATGCGCTTTGGCGTGTTGTTTGTAGATAACGATAATCGCGTGGTATTTCATAACCCCGCCTTCTGTGATTTATGGGGCCTTGGGCCTAGCAATCAATTGCCAGGCAAACCTATCGGACAAATTTTACAAATTGCAGAAAACCGGCCAGCCCTAGGCGATATTATTGCGACCTACCTTGAAGATCTGGTTCTCTCTGACGATAAGGTCGATTTTGGTGAGCTCACCATGAATGATGGGCGTGTGATTACCCAGCATGGCTTTAAGGTGCTCGATAGCCAAGGCGCTGCCAATGGGCGGATGTGGATTTATGAAGATGTTACCCAACAACGCGAAATATCCGAACATATGATTAAGCTAGCGGAGCGTGACTCGCTCACCGGCCTGTATAACCGCCATCGCTTCCAGCAAGAGCTAGATAGAATGGTTTCAGAAGCAGACCGTAAGCAAAGCGCGATGGCCTTAGTGTTTTTCGATCTGGACGAGTTTAAGCATGTGAATGATACTTTTGGCCATGGCGTGGGTGATGAGTTACTTAAATCCATCGCCAAAACCATTGGCCTACAAGTGCGCCGCCATGAGGTTTTATCTCGCCTTGGTGGGGATGAATTCGCGATTTTAGTCCCTGATTGCAATGAATTTGAAGTCAGTAAACTAGCCGAGCGAATTGTAAGCTCGATCGCGCAAATCCCCTTTACCGTTGAAGGCCATGTACTGCGCCCATCTTCATCGGTCGGCGTAGCGCTATTTCCCAATCATGCGAGCAACTCACTAGAGCTGGTCGCCCACGCGGATTCGGCCATGTATCAGGCTAAATCTGCAGGTAAATCCACTTGGCGCATGTACCGCCAAGACGCCGATCCTTCCCGATCAGCAATTAACCGGCTCTCATGGAAAGATCGCATTACCGAGGCCTTAGAAAACGAAGGCCTGGAGCTGCACTACCAAGGAATTTACTACCCAAAAACACGCAAGCTCGCTCACTTAGAAGCCTTGGTACGTATGAAAGATCGGCAAAAGCTGGGTGAGCTCATTATGCCTGGGATGTTTATTACCCATGCCGAAAAAACCGGCAAGATCATTGATATTGATCGTTGGGTGATTCGCACCACCATTGAATTACTCGGCCAAAAGGCCAATATTCCATCCATTGCAATTAACATTTCTGGCCGCTCTTTTGATGAACCAGAAATGCCTGATTACATTAGCCAGCAGCTCAAACTACATAAAGTAAATCCAGCAAGGCTATTGGTAGAGCTCACCGAAACAGCCGCAGTATCAGATATCCGCGATGCGGAGCGTTTTATTGATGCACTCAGAGCCACCGGTTGCACTGTTTGCCTCGATGATTTTGGTACTGGCTTTGCTTCCTTTGCCTATTTAAAACAATTAAAAGCAGACGTACTGAAAATTGATGGCTTCTTTATTAAAGATATTATTAGCGATCACGATAGCCAAGTCTTTGTAAAAGGCATGGTGAGCATGGCGCATGAAATGGGCAAAACAACCATTGCCGAGTTTGTAGAAAACGAAGCCATTTTTAATATGCTGATTGAATTAGGGATTGATCAAGTACAGGGCTATTACCTCGACAAACCCATGAAAGATCATCCGGGATTGAATATTATTTAA
- a CDS encoding LysE family translocator, producing MSMTIWLTFIATTFFISATPGPNMLLMLSHGTRYGWQATLATMSGALAGLGLLFALSAFGMATILATSATLFLIFKLAGAVYLIYLGWQCFKAGNNLEMPNSSADSAAGRFRLGLTVALSNPKAILFAGAFLPQFINTSQPQAGQWAILLGSFFIIEAGWQVAYAAGGARLGNWLQSPNRIKRFNQGCGAAFFTVGGLLAAAQR from the coding sequence ATGAGCATGACTATCTGGCTAACCTTTATTGCCACCACTTTTTTTATTTCCGCCACGCCCGGCCCTAATATGCTGCTGATGCTATCGCACGGCACACGCTATGGCTGGCAGGCGACGCTGGCCACCATGAGCGGTGCACTGGCTGGATTAGGCTTGTTGTTTGCGCTATCTGCTTTTGGGATGGCGACTATCCTAGCCACATCCGCCACGCTGTTTTTGATTTTTAAATTAGCCGGTGCGGTGTATTTAATTTATCTGGGCTGGCAATGCTTTAAAGCCGGGAACAATTTAGAAATGCCCAATTCCTCCGCCGATTCGGCAGCAGGGCGCTTTCGCCTAGGATTAACCGTGGCACTATCCAATCCCAAGGCGATTTTATTTGCCGGAGCTTTCTTGCCGCAATTTATCAACACATCGCAGCCGCAAGCAGGGCAATGGGCTATTTTGCTGGGCAGCTTTTTTATCATCGAAGCAGGCTGGCAAGTCGCCTACGCGGCAGGCGGCGCAAGGCTAGGTAACTGGTTACAAAGCCCGAATCGCATCAAGCGCTTTAACCAAGGCTGCGGCGCGGCCTTCTTTACGGTAGGTGGATTGCTGGCAGCTGCGCAGCGCTGA
- a CDS encoding M3 family metallopeptidase gives MEAARQLFAALNRDYLAVHKAKEDLFWDTYMAISDDHAGFAKAEDAYKNFTSSPAKLAEVRAALAQLSADDADTQALKHGLTGWLALFESNIIDSDAARDLMSQLIVMEAELFAKKRDYVQTHINDKGERVEATQGSLATNMSTNPSEEARKSSFDAMAGLENWVLENGFLEIVKQRNAFARAQGYANYFDYKVRKNEQMSSEALFAILDDFEVRTRDTNLRGLNELAKEHGKDALLPWNFRYTISGDVARQLDPYLPFAKGLQRWVDSFCGLGITYRGATLQLDLLERKGKYQNGFCHGPIPSFYDVDGRWVAGQINFTSDAKPDQVGSGARAINTLFHEGGHAAHFANITQNSPCFSQEFAPSSMAYAETQSMFCDSLLEDADWLKRYAKNAAGEAVPDELIKMRIEKTQPFAALNQRNILVVPYFERALYLLADDELTSVNVLALAREFEMKILGFEQAGRPLLAIPHLLNQESAAAYHGYLLANMAVYQTRAFFEREYGYLTDNPAIGPLLSEHYWVPGNSISHNASLISLTGEAFNAKYLADSCNQTVEAAWADAEMQISAAASRVYPESPLKNLDAHIRIVHGAELLADNTQSDTQMFADFERVVSERYGV, from the coding sequence ATGGAAGCCGCCCGCCAGCTATTTGCAGCACTTAACCGTGATTACCTCGCCGTTCATAAAGCCAAAGAAGACCTATTTTGGGATACCTATATGGCAATCTCTGATGATCATGCAGGCTTTGCCAAGGCAGAAGACGCGTATAAAAATTTCACCTCTAGCCCCGCTAAATTGGCGGAAGTAAGGGCGGCTTTGGCGCAGTTAAGCGCGGACGATGCCGATACGCAAGCGTTAAAACACGGCTTAACCGGCTGGTTGGCGCTATTTGAAAGCAATATTATCGATAGCGATGCCGCGCGTGATTTGATGAGCCAGCTGATTGTGATGGAAGCCGAGCTGTTTGCTAAAAAGCGTGATTATGTGCAAACGCATATCAATGACAAGGGCGAGCGCGTTGAAGCCACCCAAGGCTCGCTGGCGACAAATATGTCGACCAATCCAAGCGAGGAGGCGCGTAAAAGCTCCTTTGATGCGATGGCGGGGCTAGAAAACTGGGTATTGGAAAATGGCTTTTTAGAGATCGTTAAACAGCGTAATGCCTTTGCACGTGCGCAGGGCTATGCCAATTATTTTGATTATAAAGTACGCAAAAATGAGCAAATGAGCAGTGAAGCGCTGTTTGCTATTTTAGATGATTTTGAAGTGCGCACTCGGGATACCAATCTGCGCGGCTTAAATGAGCTGGCAAAAGAACACGGTAAAGACGCGTTGCTGCCGTGGAATTTTCGCTACACCATTAGCGGTGATGTGGCGCGCCAGCTTGATCCATACCTGCCTTTTGCCAAGGGTTTACAGCGCTGGGTTGATAGTTTTTGCGGGCTGGGGATTACTTACCGTGGTGCCACCTTGCAGCTCGATCTTTTGGAGCGCAAGGGGAAGTATCAAAATGGCTTCTGCCACGGGCCGATTCCGTCATTTTATGATGTAGATGGCCGCTGGGTAGCGGGGCAGATTAATTTTACCTCCGATGCTAAGCCAGATCAGGTGGGCAGTGGCGCGCGGGCGATTAATACGCTGTTTCATGAAGGGGGCCATGCGGCGCACTTTGCCAATATCACCCAAAATTCACCGTGTTTTTCGCAAGAATTTGCGCCGTCCTCTATGGCTTATGCCGAAACACAATCGATGTTTTGCGATAGCTTGCTAGAAGATGCCGATTGGCTAAAGCGCTATGCCAAAAATGCGGCTGGCGAAGCGGTGCCGGATGAGTTGATCAAAATGCGTATCGAAAAAACGCAGCCATTTGCTGCGCTTAACCAACGCAATATTTTGGTGGTGCCCTACTTTGAGCGCGCTTTGTATTTGCTTGCCGATGATGAGCTTACTTCGGTAAACGTGTTGGCGCTAGCCCGTGAGTTTGAAATGAAAATATTGGGTTTTGAGCAGGCTGGTCGGCCGCTCTTGGCAATTCCTCATCTCTTAAATCAGGAATCGGCCGCGGCTTATCACGGCTATTTACTGGCTAATATGGCGGTTTATCAAACCCGCGCCTTCTTTGAGCGTGAGTATGGCTATCTGACCGATAACCCAGCCATTGGCCCGCTGCTCTCTGAGCATTATTGGGTGCCGGGAAATAGCATTAGCCATAACGCCAGCTTGATCAGCCTGACTGGCGAGGCTTTCAATGCCAAGTATTTAGCCGATTCCTGCAATCAAACCGTGGAAGCTGCATGGGCCGATGCAGAAATGCAAATCAGTGCGGCTGCGAGCCGAGTTTACCCAGAATCCCCATTAAAAAATCTGGATGCGCATATTCGTATTGTGCATGGTGCTGAATTATTAGCAGATAACACGCAATCAGACACGCAAATGTTTGCCGACTTTGAGCGTGTGGTGAGTGAGCGTTACGGGGTGTAA
- a CDS encoding pyrimidine 5'-nucleotidase: protein MKPVWIFDLDNTLHNADLHAFPVINRAMTAYLAQHLSLSPELASILRTDYWRRYGATLLGLRRHHPHIDPLHFLRATHPLSELLTAIHPMPGLKMAIRRLPGEKILFTNGARHYAKAMMLALGIDDCFNAVVAVEDVDFIPKPHIHGYRRLISKFKLKANRCIFVEDTLANLVTAKRLGMKTVWLNHGSFGAQAADLSITSLRDLPQRSRYLLASSAFSS, encoded by the coding sequence ATGAAACCAGTCTGGATATTCGATCTCGATAACACCCTGCACAATGCCGATTTGCACGCTTTTCCGGTGATTAATCGTGCCATGACGGCCTATTTAGCCCAGCATTTATCACTCAGCCCAGAGCTAGCATCCATATTGCGTACTGATTATTGGCGGCGTTATGGCGCTACTTTATTAGGCTTGCGCCGTCATCATCCGCATATTGATCCCCTGCATTTTTTACGAGCCACCCATCCTTTAAGCGAATTGCTAACGGCGATCCACCCTATGCCGGGGTTAAAAATGGCCATTCGGCGCTTGCCTGGAGAGAAAATTCTTTTCACTAACGGCGCGCGCCATTACGCCAAGGCCATGATGCTAGCACTAGGGATTGATGATTGTTTTAACGCAGTGGTGGCGGTTGAGGATGTCGATTTTATCCCCAAGCCACATATTCATGGCTATCGCCGCCTCATTAGCAAGTTTAAGTTGAAAGCTAATCGCTGTATTTTTGTGGAAGATACGCTGGCTAATCTGGTAACGGCCAAGCGCTTAGGCATGAAAACTGTGTGGCTAAACCATGGCAGCTTTGGCGCGCAGGCGGCTGATTTAAGCATTACTTCGCTACGCGATTTGCCGCAGCGAAGCCGTTATTTATTGGCTAGCAGTGCGTTTAGCAGCTGA
- a CDS encoding CBS domain-containing protein produces MKTARQLLAEKAIDNILSVTPQASVYQALQVLAEKNIGALLVMEENHLVGIFSERDYARKVILMGKTSAGTPVSEIMTRKLLCVPPSATIDECMAIMSEKRIRHLPVLDGDKVLGVLSIGDLVREIIDEQKFTIAQLEHYIHS; encoded by the coding sequence ATGAAAACAGCACGCCAGCTGCTTGCAGAAAAAGCCATAGATAATATCTTGTCAGTTACACCTCAGGCTTCCGTGTATCAAGCCTTGCAAGTGCTTGCAGAAAAAAATATTGGTGCTTTGTTGGTGATGGAAGAAAATCACCTTGTTGGGATTTTCTCCGAACGAGATTACGCCAGAAAAGTGATTCTGATGGGTAAGACTTCGGCGGGTACGCCAGTCTCAGAAATCATGACGCGTAAGCTACTGTGTGTGCCGCCATCTGCCACTATCGATGAATGTATGGCGATCATGAGTGAAAAACGGATTCGCCACTTACCGGTTTTAGATGGGGATAAGGTATTAGGGGTATTATCGATTGGCGATTTGGTGCGAGAAATCATCGACGAGCAGAAATTTACCATCGCTCAGTTAGAGCACTATATTCATTCTTGA
- the argB gene encoding acetylglutamate kinase — protein sequence MTMITPQEKAEILSEALPYIQRFFDKTIVIKYGGNAMTEPELKEGFASDVVLLKLVGMNPVVVHGGGPQINELLDRIGKKGEFIQGMRVTDAETMDVVEMVLGGHVNKEIVSLINKHGGKAVGLTGQDGHFIKARKMYLKDSSDELLDIGQVGEIESIDPTIVAHLDAGDFIPVIAPIGVDRNGESYNINADLVAGKLAEVLHAEKLIMMTNTPGVLDKEGNLLTKLSAKRIDELFADGTISGGMLPKISSALDAAKSGVNAVHIIDGRVKHALLLEVLTEQGVGTMIRAK from the coding sequence ATGACCATGATTACCCCGCAAGAAAAAGCCGAAATTCTTTCAGAAGCCTTGCCTTATATTCAGCGTTTTTTTGATAAGACCATCGTTATCAAATACGGTGGTAATGCAATGACTGAACCCGAGTTAAAAGAAGGGTTTGCTAGTGATGTGGTACTGCTTAAGTTGGTGGGGATGAACCCCGTCGTTGTACACGGTGGTGGCCCACAAATTAACGAATTACTTGATCGCATCGGTAAGAAAGGCGAATTTATCCAAGGGATGCGCGTCACCGACGCCGAAACCATGGATGTTGTAGAAATGGTATTGGGCGGCCATGTAAACAAGGAAATCGTTTCCTTGATTAATAAGCATGGTGGTAAGGCGGTTGGTTTAACTGGGCAAGACGGGCATTTTATTAAGGCTCGTAAAATGTATCTAAAAGACAGCTCGGACGAGCTGTTAGATATTGGCCAAGTGGGCGAAATTGAATCGATCGACCCAACTATCGTGGCGCATTTAGACGCGGGTGATTTTATCCCTGTGATTGCACCGATTGGCGTAGATAGAAATGGCGAAAGCTACAATATCAACGCCGATTTAGTTGCGGGCAAGCTGGCTGAAGTCTTGCATGCTGAAAAGCTCATCATGATGACAAATACCCCTGGCGTACTTGATAAGGAAGGCAATCTGCTTACGAAGCTCTCTGCTAAACGTATCGACGAGCTATTTGCAGACGGCACGATTTCTGGTGGCATGCTGCCTAAAATCTCTTCAGCGCTCGATGCTGCTAAGAGCGGCGTGAATGCGGTGCATATTATTGATGGCCGAGTAAAACACGCATTACTGCTAGAAGTACTCACCGAGCAAGGCGTAGGAACCATGATTCGCGCTAAGTGA
- a CDS encoding TetR/AcrR family transcriptional regulator, which yields MQPENKRWARRKEARPQEILAAALKLFVKKGFAATKMADIAKAAGVTCGTPYVYFSSKEEIFKAVVRELLLPQLARCHDLLSNFQGSSAELLRAMLQTWWQAMGESEFSAMPKLMIAEGSNFPEVAKIYQEEFVNPGNKMLRHLLQRGIASGEFRLLDIDYAIEVICAPIVMAMLMKHSLINCLPDELDPERFINTTLDLLLNGLLASPKDH from the coding sequence ATGCAACCGGAAAACAAACGTTGGGCACGCCGCAAAGAAGCACGCCCTCAGGAAATTTTAGCCGCGGCACTCAAACTCTTTGTAAAAAAAGGCTTTGCGGCCACCAAAATGGCCGATATCGCCAAGGCCGCTGGAGTGACCTGTGGCACGCCCTATGTCTATTTTTCAAGCAAAGAAGAGATTTTTAAAGCCGTTGTCCGCGAGCTGTTACTGCCCCAACTGGCGCGTTGTCATGATTTACTGAGCAATTTTCAAGGCAGCTCTGCAGAGCTGCTGCGTGCCATGCTGCAAACATGGTGGCAGGCCATGGGTGAGAGCGAGTTTTCTGCCATGCCTAAGCTGATGATTGCCGAGGGCAGTAATTTCCCCGAAGTCGCAAAGATTTACCAAGAAGAATTTGTAAACCCTGGCAATAAAATGCTGCGGCATCTCCTGCAAAGAGGTATCGCCAGCGGCGAGTTTCGCTTGCTCGATATTGATTACGCCATCGAAGTAATTTGTGCCCCCATTGTGATGGCCATGCTGATGAAGCATTCGCTGATCAACTGCCTGCCTGACGAGCTGGATCCTGAAAGGTTCATCAACACCACGCTCGACCTCCTCCTTAACGGCCTACTAGCCTCACCCAAGGACCATTGA